CTAGTACTATAATTTGAAACGTAAGTAGATAATATGATGTTCTAGTTATGGTTTTCGAATtaattatacacatatatatgcatataggTTTGTAGCAAGACAcagaaaaaaaatgacaaaatcagtacattatatatatagaaatcgGGGTCTAGATATAAGGCAATTTTGAAACCTATATAGCCTAaccttaaaaatatttttactttGGACAAAAACTATACGTGACAACTAGTAATTGTTTTAGCTCCATATCACTAGAATTTTACTTTCTTGTAGGTATAtacaaaaaagagaaaatactTGTCCCTAGACAGCTTTCGTTAATCATGTAGATTATTTAAGCTTACTATTATTGTAGAAATTCAAGTAGAGTTAAAGtaatctaaaataatttaaattcgGATGATAACTAAAAGCCCTATTAATTATGTTACTTAGGAGCATAGATCCATTCAAGACGATAAATCAGCTGTGACAACGGCAAGAAGCcaatatacatataattttgaacaaaattaaaactCGAGTCAAATAGTACGTACATCTGTTAATTGGTAAGTATAATATTTTcatgtatatatagatatactACATTTATATATgcacaaatctatatatatataaaagcaaaataaatctcatcttacgtggcgtcgtataatcactctattctaattttcctcaattctcattgattcttatttttttcttaatttttaatcaattttcatatatctaaaatataatatatatatatatatatatatatatatatatccgtgATTATTCAAAATAAAGTGTTATTGTAATATATTAAAACATTATCTTTAAAGAAACAATTACAGCATacaaaaaacaaatttaattacCATGAAAAGGCAATATTATATACGTAAAAACTATTATTATGTGTTAAAACTAATCATAATAATTCATTTAATAATCAAAATCTGTGAATCAGATTAGcctcaaactaattaataaaataaaaataatttacaccGAATCTCATCCTCATGTATTAACCCGAAGTATTAGGAAAATAATTCCATCAATTGAgataatcaatttatttatcttaaatccCACATCGAAATTTTAACAAACTTCACCAATTGTAATCATGTATTTATTAGGATTAGTAAATTCATCAACAACTAAATTTGACCGATTAATTAGTtggtcaaataaataattatatttttattgcaaaatttaaTTTGGCTAATATTTTGGCCAACAATTAAATTTGCTACACAATAATTTCCTAGAAGATGACAAAGAGCGTAGTTAAATGGACAAAGTGATTTTTTTTCCTTaatcatttaaataaaaattttatctgTGAATCAGATTAGCCTCAAactaattgataaaataaaaataatttacaccGAATCTCATCCTTATGTATTAACCCGAGTGTGGTACAGTATTAGGAAAATAATTCCATCAATTGAgataatcaatttatttatcttaaatccCACATCGAAATTTTAACAAACTTCACCAATTGTAATCCTGTATTTATTAGGATTAGTAAATTCACCAACAACTAAATTTGACCGATTAATTAGTtggtcaaataaataattatattttttattgcaaaatttaaTTTGGCTAATATTTTGGCCAACAATTAAATTTGCTACACAATAATTTCCTAGAAGATGACAAAGAGCGTAGTAAAATGGACAAAGTGATTTTTTTTCCTTaatcatttaaataaaaatttgtataccataattttattttcaattttctcaaTATTAAATTACATAGCTTTATCAATTGTCCACGCAATTGAGTATTTATAAGTAATGGGAGTATTTGATAACATGATTTTATATGCTTTTTGTTTATTATATGACTTTAAATCGTTGTATTAGCTTTTTAATTTTGCAATTATGATTACAATAGCAATTCGAAAATagatcaaatttaaattagcGCAATTAAATGGACAAAGCGAGAAAAAGGTTTTTCCATCATGTTCTTTCGTCAAATAAGAAAATCTATCAACTTAAGATGCTATTGAATCATGTTAGAGGCACAATGTATTACAATAATTTTAGAAAGGTGAACTACAACCTAAAAGACAGATAGTTATAAGGAAACATGCTACTCAATGGTTTGCTAGAAGATGACAAAGAGCGTATTTTATTTGTGttatttaaacaatttattaatatttactttgtaatgtcaaaattttattgagatgaataatcaattattgtaaccatttatattttattatttaaatatttataaatttaaacaatttcAGGTAGTAAGCAGTATCATTATATGAGTTTGGGAAAAGGACaagcaataaaattattttttttatcagataTGAGATGAGTACTGgtatataaattctaaacatgcttcgtaaattgtataatttcctaatttatgAAATTGGttgacatgagttttaagaagtgtttagtTGATAGTGTGTTATTAATTATAGAGAAAGGTACCAGccacttttattatttatactaggtattattaatatttactttgtaatgttTTGATTTTCAATAAGACAGATAATCAATTATTGTAACAACTTATATTTGACTTTTTAGATATTTATAGACTTAAACGAGTTTGAGAAAAATTAGCAAATATTACTATACGTGTTTGACGGGAACCGgtagtaaaaatatttttgaattggGTCTGCGACATGActgatatataaattttaaaaatatttcgtataatatataatttctacatttattataaattaatttttaatcttttataatttatgctatttattataaatgtatACTTTGTAATGTCCAGAAAGACATTGATTGTAAGCTTTTATTGAGTTAGTTAACCAATaactataataatttatattgtttatttagatattttataaaatttaaatgagtCCAGATAATTAAcggatattattttatatgtgtTTGGAAAGAGAGTAACTCTCTCTCATATGTTTGTCAGTTTGGACAGacgaataattaaaattacttttAAATTAGGTTTGGCAcaagtaaaaatatataagttttaaataagtgcataaattatatagtttttattattcataCCATTTATTGTTAACtcatacatgatacatatagatgtTCAGGAATCCACATTTATTTTTGTGGAAGACTTCACTAATGGtagaatctaaataaaaaattatctaCATACTTACGTAAATTTTCTCTATTtattaatcttttattatttattgttaatgtttattttgaaatgttatgagttTTTATTGAGATACACAACTAATATCGTAAAAacttatatttgattatttagataattcataaatttaagCATATTCGGATAATTAGCAGATATTACtattatgaatttaaaatgagaatgaGTACTAAAATCACTTTTAGTTGAGTTTAAAACGAATACGAGTACATAAACGAAGTTCATAATCCACATAttgtataattattaaatttatatttaaaattattaacaaaatttatatataataattaattccgtcgaaattcgacgggcaACAAACTAGTTAGTTATAAAATTGTAGACTATTTTCTGAAAGAGTGATGGTATTTGGCCATAAAAATAGAATGTtgctatttttattattttgtacatattataaacttttttttattctttttgaaaattttattatttatttgttttaaaaaaataaatactatataaaaatagctATAATGtgtgaaaaaaaaacaaactaaattttatttttattttaaatataaaaaattaaatacacggattttataatttttgtcaTATTATGGTGAGCCATAATTATATGGCCAAACAACTTTTCCCTTTATGAAATGAATTAAGATGTATATGGATTATGGAGTAACAAAAATTAGTTTTTGCACGAGAAGCTCATAATGCACATTTATATTAATTGAACACCAACAATTTTGTAATTACCATGTACATaaagaaaaatacataaaagtaataaaaacCCGTTTAGTCTTTTTATAATTAAGAATAGTACTATGATTTATGTatactttataataatatataaaagttaaTGTTGatgaacaaattaataaattttacgAATAAACTAATATAATTGATGAACAGACGTGTGAAAATCTCGTCTCCTTTAAGATTCGAACCTAGATCAAAATGCTTGATCACAAAAGtaattgatttattcattaaaaatattGTTCACGAGTGCTCAAAcgaattctcaattctcaacacATTTAGCATTATCAACGGAATACACATGCCTCTTTCTATATAGTTGTTCGAtcatcatatttatttaattttatttctccattatttttgttttataaaaatgccaaaaattggaagaaaaaaaaagtattagaAAATTTTGGacactttttttaattactcataaattttgtttatctaattaacttatatttatatatactacaacatttaatttatattagaTTACATATATTATAATCAATCTACAACCGAAATGTGTATCTTAAAATAGTGGGATTTGAATATTAGATTTGTAAATTTCAAAATTGCATGATTTTATATTAGATTACTCATAAAATTGCATgtattttgtatcaattgtgaTAGAATTATATACTCTGGATCGTAACAGAAGTTTGGGTATATATTTAGTAGGAGTATGAAACAGACTAGAGAAGATCGGAAGAAAGGATggttggaaaaaataaaatgaagaaaaaagatTATATTGAAGTTGTAGTAGaaattatgattattaaaaTTGTTGAGAAATAAAAGACATAAAGCAGCGTGTTTTCCGGTGCAAAGGACAAAGTTGGCCGGCGCACACGTGGCAGCATAGGAGCCGGTAGATCCTCATGCAAATGGGTTAGATGAGTCCGAGTAGAGGTTGATGAGCAAAAGCTGATGATAATAGTGAAACAAAGGAGAAGATGGTGATCGAATaggtagagagagaaataagcgCAGCAGCTGCTTTTAGGGAGGCCATGGCGGCGTGGCAGAGCTGTAATTCTGCGTCTTTAATGCAAACAACACAGCCTCAGACTCTCAAAAAGTCATCGCTTTGCCCCCCCAcccactctctctcttctcacccCGAAATAAAGctgccactctctctctctaaaactcCTCTCCTCTTCATTTTAAATTAACCAATTCAATCCTTTGCATCATCTTCCGTTTAATCTCTAGTTCCTCACATCACATGCAAATTCATTGCAGCAATTATAGTACAACTTTTCCTCATTCACTCACCTCTCAGAAATTGTCTGCCTTAAAACCCACAATTCAAGAATCCCAAAAACGGCCAATTATTCCCGAGTCATTTTCACCACGCTTTATGCTATGGATTGCCAATTGACCTCCACCCAACCCCAATGGCCGGCTTCTTCTCACTAGGCGGCGGCAGGGGCGGCGCCAACCCCGATCAAGAGGGCGCCAACCCTGACATCAACCCGGAGAGCTGGTTCCTCTACAGAAATGAGGAGATTCCATCTTACAGAGGCTTCGAGCTGTGGCAGCCGCAGCCGCCGCCGCAGCAGCAGGCGGAGAACTTCCTGCAGCGGCCCCTGCAGGATCTGTACGCGTCGGCGGGGGGGCTGGCCGTGGGGCCGAGCCGCGGCGGGGGGTTCAGCATCACGGAGGAGTCGCCGAGATCGGGGTTTCTGATGATGAGGAGCGGCGGAGGGGGCGGCGGAGGGATCAGCTGCCAGGACTGCGGGAACCAGGCGAAGAAGGACTGCTCGCATATGCGGTGCCGGACGTGCTGCAAGAGCAGGGGGTTCCAGTGCCAGACGCACGTGAAGAGCACGTGGGTGCCTGCGGCGAAGAGGCgggagaagcagcagcagctggCGGCGCTGCAGCAGCGCCAGGAGAGCGGgtcggggagagagagagatagagagagggagagtggGAAGAGGCAGAGAGAGAATCCCAGCAGCTCCAACTCCCTTGTTTGCACGCGGATACCTACTTCCACCACAGGTAATATATACTACATGTTTCAGAGGTGTTTTGTTTTTGGTGCTCACTGTTTTGTAGTCGCCAGCTACATACCATGATGAGAGAGCTGATGATTTCCTTAAtttccctttttttcttttcaataaacCACTGTTTTTTAGTAGTCTCGACAAAAGATTGACAGTGCATACCctattcctctctctctctctctctcaccataTATTATGTCTATATAGCAAAGCTTGGTCTCACATTAATTAATATGTGCATGTCTGAGAGGTAATATGCATGTTTTGAATTAGGTCTAGAGCTGGGGAATTTCCCTTCAGAAGTGAGCGCAGAGGCGGTATTCCGCTGCGTCAGAGTGAGCGCCATCGACGACGCAGAAGATCAATACGCCTATCAAACCGCCGTCAACATCTCCGGCCACGTTTTCAAAGGAATTCTCTACGATCAAGGCACCGAAACCCAGTACATGGCCGCCGGAGAGACCTCCTCCGGCGGCGGAAGCGTCAGCGTCGGAGTCCAACAGCTCAATTTAATAGCCGGCACTTCTGCAGCCGCTGCCACCTCCACCGCCGACACCTCCGcccccgccgccgccacctcctcCCCTTATCTCGACCCTTCTCTATACCCAGCTCCTCTTAACAGCTTCATGGCCGGTACGCAATTCTTCCCACCACCAAGATCTTGAAACAAAATaagttgaaaataaaattacaaaaataaaatttagaaattaattaattccacATTTCTTCTTACCTCAAACCTAATCTCTTATTATTCCGGCGTTCCGATGTGAGTTCCACTATAGAAGATGAAACATATAGTATTCAATATCGGATCTCCAATGCCTTTTCTCTCCTTAATTAATTCTCTTTTTCACTTCTTCATTACTACTATTGATGGAGCTTTGAGGTTTttgtaagaaaaatatatttaaacatAGGATTATTTGTTCCTGGTGTTTCTTGTAAAAATCCTATTGAGGTTGAAGAAACAAATATTAATATATGATTGGAAATTCAGGGGATTTATATATAATGTGTCTCAGATTTTTGTTTCAAATTCCTATGCATCTCTTTACACTATATATTATTCTTGTTTTTCATACCAATCTTTGACGATTGATTATTTGTCTCAATGGAATATTTAGCTTTGGTTGAGCCAAATGcctaatatatgtatattaatttCCATGCATGATTTTGAGTTTTTTGATAATATCTGAAAATGGGATGAATTCTCTACCCTCACTCTACACATTCAccaatattatctttttctctCTATTTATTTATGTGAATTGTGTTCCATCAATTGCCAACAGTATTTCAAATGAGTATGCACATTTTTAGGAAGCTGCAGCTTCACTTCTGATCTTTTTACTGCAGCTGCAggtgcattttttttaaatgagttaatatattaaaattacttaataGGGAATTAAGAAAAAATGATGAGTTAATGAATTGAATCGAGACATTTATGTAAAAATGGTAAGCTGTTAGTGAAAACAGAAGCATTTGTGCATTTTCTTGATTCAAAAATACATATTGCATTATGAAGTAATTGATACAGTTATGCATTtctcccttccctatatatgaAAGAATATATTTCTTGGAAATGTTCATTTTCagtattattttcttt
The genomic region above belongs to Salvia miltiorrhiza cultivar Shanhuang (shh) chromosome 5, IMPLAD_Smil_shh, whole genome shotgun sequence and contains:
- the LOC130986703 gene encoding protein EXPRESSION OF TERPENOIDS 1: MAGFFSLGGGRGGANPDQEGANPDINPESWFLYRNEEIPSYRGFELWQPQPPPQQQAENFLQRPLQDLYASAGGLAVGPSRGGGFSITEESPRSGFLMMRSGGGGGGGISCQDCGNQAKKDCSHMRCRTCCKSRGFQCQTHVKSTWVPAAKRREKQQQLAALQQRQESGSGRERDRERESGKRQRENPSSSNSLVCTRIPTSTTGLELGNFPSEVSAEAVFRCVRVSAIDDAEDQYAYQTAVNISGHVFKGILYDQGTETQYMAAGETSSGGGSVSVGVQQLNLIAGTSAAAATSTADTSAPAAATSSPYLDPSLYPAPLNSFMAGTQFFPPPRS